One stretch of Halobaculum marinum DNA includes these proteins:
- a CDS encoding MATE family efflux transporter, producing the protein MANTDARVDMTEGAVTPRLFSLAWPLVLGNLLQTLYNLADVFWVGRVSPEAVAAVSLMFPLSWMFVSTAMGLTAATIALVSQHVGAGDDRAADKVVAQTTLLAIAVSVTLGTAGFLARRPLLNWIGAEGLVFTEALAYIEVIFLTLPLTFLFFAFRASLQGAGDTRTAMWIVAVSAGVNIVIDPVFILGFGPVPAMGTRGAALATFVARAIAAAVGVYVLLKGDWGIQLHPRDLKPDPTVLRRLVDIGYPGTLDGWARSFAAVAMAALVARFGPAATAAYGVGVRLMSVSWTVAGAVGQATATGVGQNLGAGTPDRAGRVAWTATGGTMAVLLAVGGLVWVFPAVAIRVFVADAAVVTEGVSFLRITALAWAAFGGLMVLQGAFRGAGDTRTAMGLSLLSRWGLRIPAALVLAYSFTVVVPGIGPVSGLGLGPDGLWWAWTFGAVGSLVVGALWFLRGTWTEGVVERENEETVADDGADSAPAVDDD; encoded by the coding sequence ATGGCGAACACCGACGCGCGCGTCGACATGACCGAGGGTGCGGTGACGCCACGGCTGTTCAGCCTCGCGTGGCCGCTCGTGCTCGGCAACCTCCTGCAGACCCTCTACAACCTCGCGGACGTGTTCTGGGTCGGCCGCGTCAGCCCCGAGGCCGTCGCCGCCGTCTCGCTGATGTTCCCCCTCTCGTGGATGTTCGTCTCCACGGCGATGGGGCTGACCGCCGCGACCATCGCGCTCGTCTCCCAGCACGTCGGCGCCGGCGACGACCGCGCCGCCGACAAGGTGGTCGCGCAGACGACGCTGCTGGCCATCGCCGTGTCGGTGACGCTCGGGACCGCCGGCTTCCTCGCACGCCGGCCCCTGCTGAACTGGATCGGCGCGGAGGGCCTCGTGTTCACCGAGGCGCTCGCGTACATCGAGGTCATCTTCCTCACCCTCCCGCTCACGTTCCTGTTCTTCGCCTTTCGCGCCTCCCTGCAGGGTGCCGGCGACACACGCACCGCGATGTGGATCGTCGCCGTCTCCGCCGGCGTCAACATCGTCATCGACCCCGTGTTCATCCTCGGCTTCGGTCCAGTCCCGGCGATGGGCACCCGCGGGGCCGCGCTCGCGACGTTCGTCGCCCGTGCGATCGCCGCCGCCGTCGGCGTGTACGTCCTGCTGAAGGGCGATTGGGGCATCCAACTCCACCCGCGCGATCTGAAACCGGACCCGACGGTGCTCCGGCGACTCGTCGACATCGGCTACCCCGGCACGCTCGACGGCTGGGCGCGCTCGTTCGCCGCGGTCGCGATGGCGGCGCTGGTCGCACGCTTCGGCCCCGCCGCGACCGCGGCGTACGGCGTCGGCGTCCGCCTCATGTCCGTCTCGTGGACCGTCGCCGGCGCGGTCGGGCAGGCGACCGCCACGGGCGTCGGGCAGAACCTCGGCGCCGGCACGCCCGACCGCGCGGGCCGCGTGGCGTGGACGGCCACGGGTGGGACGATGGCGGTGCTGTTGGCGGTGGGTGGGCTCGTCTGGGTCTTCCCGGCGGTCGCCATCCGCGTGTTCGTCGCCGACGCCGCCGTCGTCACGGAGGGCGTCTCGTTCCTCCGGATCACGGCGCTCGCGTGGGCGGCGTTCGGCGGCCTGATGGTGTTGCAGGGGGCCTTCCGGGGCGCCGGCGACACCCGCACCGCGATGGGGCTGTCGCTGCTGTCGCGGTGGGGCCTGCGCATCCCGGCGGCGCTGGTGCTGGCCTACTCGTTCACCGTCGTCGTCCCCGGCATCGGCCCGGTGTCGGGGCTCGGCCTCGGGCCCGACGGCCTGTGGTGGGCGTGGACGTTCGGCGCCGTCGGCTCGCTCGTCGTCGGCGCGCTGTGGTTCCTGCGAGGGACGTGGACCGAGGGTGTGGTCGAGCGAGAAAACGAGGAGACGGTGGCCGACGACGGCGCGGACAGCGCCCCCGCGGTCGACGACGACTGA